Part of the Streptomyces sp. WMMC500 genome is shown below.
CGTACAGCCACAGCTCGTCCACCGCCAGGTAGCCCTGGAGGTAGGGCTGCTGGTCCACGGCGAAGGTGAGCTGCTTGCTCTCCAGCGCCTCGGCCACGGCCGCGTTCAGGTCGAAGGTCGCGACCTCCGCCTCGCTGCCGGCGGCGTCCTTCGCCTCGACGGCCGAGGCGGCGACGTCGGCGTTGAGGGTGACGACCGAGTCGACGTCCCCGTCCGCCTCCAGCTTCGCCTGGATCCCGGAGAGCACCGCCGGCTTGCTCGCGCCGTCCACGGTCAGGTTCTGCACCGAGCCCGAGAAGGTCTCCTTCACGCCGGCGCAGCGCTGCTCCAGGCCGACGTTGCCCTGCTCGTGGATGACGCAGACGGCCTTCTTGCGGCCGCGTTCGTTGAGCTCCTCGCCGACCGCCTCGCCGGCGACGGACTCCTCCTGGCCGATGTGGCTGAGGGCCCCGTACTCCTCGGAGTACTCCGCGCCGGAGTTGATCGTCACCACCGGGATGCCGGCGTCCACGGCGGCCTGCACCGCGCTCTTCATCGCCTCCGGCTTGGCGAGCGTGACGATGATGCCGTCGACCTTCTTGTCGACGAACGTCTGGACCAGCCGGGCCTGCTCGTCGTCCTTCTCGCTGTTGGCGTAGAGGAACTCGACGTTGTCCTTGTTGGCGGCCTGCTTGGAGCCGCTCTGGACGATGTCCCAGAAGGTGTCGCCGGGCGCGGAGTGGGTGACCATGGCTATCTCCATGCGCGGGGTGTTCACGCCACCGCCGCCGCCCCCGCCACCGTCGTTCTCCTCGGCGTCCTTGCCGCCGGAGTCGCTGCACCCCGCTGCGGCGACCGCCAGCACGGTGGTCATCGCCGCCGCCGCGAACACGCGCGTGCTACGGGCCATACGGCTGCGCGCCATCTGGATACCCGCCTTTCTTCCCAGGTCGTCCCCTGCCGCCCGCGTGGCGGCTGGAGGTGTTCTAGCCGGGGGCGGGGACCGAGTCAATGTCTTGTCCGATCATTCTGACCCGCGGCTACCCGCGAGTCACCCGGTGGGTCCCCGCCGGGTCAGCCCCGGTCGAGCAACTGGAACTCGAAGCTGTAGCGCGAGGCCCGGTACAGGTGCGAACCGAACTCCACCCCGCGCCCCGTGTCGTCGTACGTGAACCGCTCCATCGTCAGCACCGCCGCCCCCTCCTCCTCGCCCAGCCTCTCCGCCTCGGCCGCCGTCGCCGGCCGGGCGCCGACCCGCTGGCGGGCGCTGTGCAGCGCGATGCCGGCGCGGCGCAGCACCCGGTAGAGCCCCGTCGACTCCAGCTCATCGGGGCGCAGCCGGACCAGCTCTGCGGGCAGGTGGTTGCAGAGCACGGCGACCGGCTCGCCGTGGGTCAGCCGCAGCCGGTCGACGCGGACGACGTCCGTGCCCTCGGCGACCCCCAGGGCCGCGGCGACGTCCGCGCTCGCCCGCATCTCGGCCACGCCCAGCACCCGGGTCGCGGGCCGCTGCCCGGCGGCTTCCAGGTCGTCGTACAGGCTGGTCAGACCGAGCGGGCGGCGCACCTGGCTGTGCACGACCTGGGTGCCGATGCCCCGGCGGCGCACGAGCAGCCCCTTGTCGACCAGCGACTGGATGGCCTGCCGCACGGTGGGCCGGGACAGGCCGAGCCGGGCCGCCAGCTCGATCTCGTTGCCGAGCAGGCTGCCGGGGGTCAGCGCCCCCTGCTCGATCGCCGCCTCCAGTTGCTGCGACAACTGGAAGTACAGCGGGACCGGGCTGCTGCGGTCCACACCGAGCCGCAGGGCCGGGACGGGGCCTGTGCCGCGCTTCGTCACGCTCCGGAGCGTAACGGTCGGGCCGGGCCATCGGAAGGCTTCACGTCCGGTTGTCCTGACAATTGACAATTCCGCTGGCCACGGGAGATTTTGAGGCCATGCGCATCGGACTCCTCGGCACCGGCAGGATCGGCGCCTTTCACGCGGGCGCGCTGCGGCGGCACCCGGACGTCACCTCGCTCGTCGTCACCGACGCGGACCCGCGCCGGGCCGCCGAGGTCGCGGCGCGTACGGGCGCGGAGGCGGCCGCCACGCCCGCCGACGCGCTGGCGGCGGGGGTGGACGCCGTGGTGATCGCGGCCGCCACCGCCGCGCACGCGGAGCTGCTGGGCGCGGCGGCGCGGGCCGGGCTGCCGGTGTTCTGCGAGAAGCCGGTCGCCCTCGACCTGGCGGGCACCCGGGCCGCGCTGGCGGAGGTGGCGGCGGCGGGGATCGTGCTGCAGATGGGCTTCATGCGCCGCTTCGACGCCGGCTACGTCGCGGCGCGGGAGGCGGTGCGCGGCGGGCGCCTGGGGCGGCTGCACACCGTGCGGACCGTCACCTCCGACCCGGCACCGCCGCCCCCGGCGTACCTGCCGCTGTCCGGCGGGCTGTACCGGGACTGCGTGATCCACGACGCCGACGCGCTGCGGTGGGTGACGGGCCGTGAGGTCACGGAGGTGTACGCGGCGGGCTCGGACGCGGGCCCGGCGATGTTCCGCGAGGCCGGCGACGTCGACACCGCGACGGCGCTGCTCACCCTGGACGACGGCACGCTGGCCACCGCGACGGCGACCCGCGTGAACGGGGCGGGCTACGACGTGCGGATGGAGCTGGCCGGCGAGCGCGACCAGATCGCGGTGGGCCTGGCCGAGCGGACGCCGCTCACCTCCGTCGAGCCGGGCGCGCCGGCGCCGGGCGGCAAGCCGTGGCAGGGCTTCCTGGAGCGCTTCGGGCCGGCGTACGAGGCGGAGCTGGCGGCGTTCGTCCGGGTGGTCCGCGGCGAGCTGGCCAACCCCTGCGACGGGGTGGAGGCGCTGGCGGCGCTGCACGTGGTGGAGGCGTGCGAGCGCTCCCGCCGGGAGCGCCGCCCGGTGCGGGTGGCGGAGATCGCGGAGGCGCCGTAGGGGCCTTACGGCCCTCAGCGCGCGGCCAGGTCCGCCAGGGCCGCGCGGAGGCGGGCGCGCTCCTCCGGGAGCGGGGACGTGCGGGTGTGGGCCTGCGTCCACGGGGAGACCTCCAGGGTGCCCCGCTCGTCCTCCTCCGCCAGCCGCTGCGTCACCCGGGCGAAGTCGGCGACCGGGTCGCGCTCCCCGTACTGTTCCAGCCGCTCGGCCAGCAGGGCGGCACCGGGGCCGAGGGCGGGGCGGTCGAAGCGCAGGGCGCCGGCGGCGGCCCGCTCGTGCTCCTCGTAGCGGTCCGCCCAGAACGTCCACTCCCAGCCGGGCCACCGGGGCAGCGCGGTCGCCCGGGCCGCGCCCGCGACGTGCTCCAGGGTCCAGCCGCAGACGCGGCGGTGCACGGAGTCGAGGTGCACGCCGCCCTGCGGGATCGTGGGGATCCGGTCCGTCAGCGCGGCGGGCGAGAGCTGGCCGGCCAGCTCGGGGCCGCGGTCGAGCAGGTCTTCCAGGTCGTCGGCGAAGACCGCGTACGCGCGGACGCCGTCACCGCCGCCGTCCGCGACCGTGACGGCCAGCGCGACCTCCTCCGACCCGGGCTCGATGGGCTGCAGCTCGGAGGTCTCCGGCGGCTCCGGCGCGGTCGTCGCCCGGTCGCTGCGCACCAGCGCGGCGTCCACCCCCACGTACGCCGCGAAGTCCTCGAGACCGCCGTACGCCCACCGGACCCGCCACCCGGGCCAGGTCCGGCCCAGCACCGTGAACAGCGCCCGCCGGTGGACCCAGTCCTCCAGGTGCCAGGTGAAGAAGAGCAGCTCGCGCGCGTCGTGGTCGACGAGCGCGGCGCCCTCGCACCATCTCTCGTCCAGCCAGTCGTCCCGTGGGACCTCCCGCTGGGCGGCGATGAAGCGGCCGGCGCTGCCGGGGCCGTCGAGGAGCTGTGCGTCGATGCCGCTCGCGCCCCAGTGGGAGTAGTGCAGCCGCCAGTCGCCGTCGCGTACGAGCACGTAGTTCGCGCGGGCACCCATCGCCGGTCAGGCCGCCGCCAGCCGGGCCAGCAGGTCGGCCGCGCGCTTGGCGACCTCCTCGCGGTCGCCGCCGGACAGCGCCGAGCCCATCCCGACGCCCACCGCGCCCGCGGCGATCCAGTCGGGCGCGTCCGCGATCGAGATCCCGCCGGTGGGCAGCACCGCGGCCTGCGGCAGCGCGGCCCGTACGTCCTTGACCCAGCCCGGCTCGTGCGCCGAGGCCGGGAAGAGCTTCATGACGTCCACGCCCAGCTCCAGCGCGCGCACCACCTCGGTGGGCGTGGCGACGCCGGCGAAGACCGGGATGCCGTAGCGGTGCGCGGTGGCGACCACGCCGGCGTCGAGGTTGGGCGCGACGAGGTAGCGGGCGCCGGCGTCGACGGCCAGCCGCGCCGAGGCGGCGTCCAGCACCGTGCCGGCGCCGATGACCGCCTCCGTGCCGGCCTCGCGGCGCAGCGAGCTGACCAGCTCCAGCGCGAAGGGCGTCGTCAGCGAGATCTCCAGGCTGCTGATCCCGGCCGACAGCAGCGAGTCGGCGGTGGCGGCGGCGCCGTCGTGGGTGTCGCTGCGGACGATGGCGACGACCCGCTGCGCCAGCGCGGCCCGGGTGATCTCCCAGCGGTACACGGTGCTTCCTCCGGCGGTTCTCTCTGGGCGGTGCGCGGTTCTGCGGTGGTGCCCGGCCGTACGTCGCGTACGGGCCGTGCGCTCAGCGGTGCACCGAGTCGCCGCCCGCGGTGAAGGCGGCGAGCGCGCGGTCGCGCGCGGCGGCGGTCGGCAGCCCGTCGGTGTCGGTCACGGTCTGGATGACGAGGGCGGCGACGCAGGCGCCCTCGGCGAGCGCGCGGTCCAGCGGCAGGCCCCGGAGCCGGGCGGACAGGAACCCGGTGGCGAAGGCGTCGCCCGCGCCCACGGGGTCGGCGAGCCGCACGTCGTACGGCGGCTGGTCGACGCGCGCGCCCGCGGCGGTGAGCGCGGTGGCGGTGTGGTCGGCCCGCTTGATCACGACGGTGTCCGTGCGGCCGCGCAGCAGCCGGGCGGCGGCGTCGTCGGCGGGCTCGCCGGTCAGCATCTCCAGCTCGTCGTCGCCGGCGAGCAGCAGGTCCGCCTCGGCGAGCAGCGGGCCCACGACCTCGGCCCACCGCTCGGGGCCGGCGAGCTTGCGGCGGACGTTGGGGTCGAAGGAGACCAGGGCGCCGGCCGCGCGGGCGAGTTCGACGAGCTTGACCGTCGCCTCGGCGGCGGACGGCGACAGGATCGGCGTGATCCCGGAGATGTGCAGCACCCGCACGCCCTCGACGACCTCGGGGCTGATGTGCTCGGGTGCGAGGCGGGAGGCGGCGGAGCCGGCCCGGTAGT
Proteins encoded:
- a CDS encoding sugar ABC transporter substrate-binding protein, which translates into the protein MARSTRVFAAAAMTTVLAVAAAGCSDSGGKDAEENDGGGGGGGGVNTPRMEIAMVTHSAPGDTFWDIVQSGSKQAANKDNVEFLYANSEKDDEQARLVQTFVDKKVDGIIVTLAKPEAMKSAVQAAVDAGIPVVTINSGAEYSEEYGALSHIGQEESVAGEAVGEELNERGRKKAVCVIHEQGNVGLEQRCAGVKETFSGSVQNLTVDGASKPAVLSGIQAKLEADGDVDSVVTLNADVAASAVEAKDAAGSEAEVATFDLNAAVAEALESKQLTFAVDQQPYLQGYLAVDELWLYETNGNVIGGGQTVLTGPAIVTEEDAPALKKFTERRTR
- a CDS encoding GntR family transcriptional regulator, yielding MTKRGTGPVPALRLGVDRSSPVPLYFQLSQQLEAAIEQGALTPGSLLGNEIELAARLGLSRPTVRQAIQSLVDKGLLVRRRGIGTQVVHSQVRRPLGLTSLYDDLEAAGQRPATRVLGVAEMRASADVAAALGVAEGTDVVRVDRLRLTHGEPVAVLCNHLPAELVRLRPDELESTGLYRVLRRAGIALHSARQRVGARPATAAEAERLGEEEGAAVLTMERFTYDDTGRGVEFGSHLYRASRYSFEFQLLDRG
- a CDS encoding Gfo/Idh/MocA family oxidoreductase is translated as MRIGLLGTGRIGAFHAGALRRHPDVTSLVVTDADPRRAAEVAARTGAEAAATPADALAAGVDAVVIAAATAAHAELLGAAARAGLPVFCEKPVALDLAGTRAALAEVAAAGIVLQMGFMRRFDAGYVAAREAVRGGRLGRLHTVRTVTSDPAPPPPAYLPLSGGLYRDCVIHDADALRWVTGREVTEVYAAGSDAGPAMFREAGDVDTATALLTLDDGTLATATATRVNGAGYDVRMELAGERDQIAVGLAERTPLTSVEPGAPAPGGKPWQGFLERFGPAYEAELAAFVRVVRGELANPCDGVEALAALHVVEACERSRRERRPVRVAEIAEAP
- a CDS encoding 2-dehydro-3-deoxyphosphogluconate aldolase, whose product is MYRWEITRAALAQRVVAIVRSDTHDGAAATADSLLSAGISSLEISLTTPFALELVSSLRREAGTEAVIGAGTVLDAASARLAVDAGARYLVAPNLDAGVVATAHRYGIPVFAGVATPTEVVRALELGVDVMKLFPASAHEPGWVKDVRAALPQAAVLPTGGISIADAPDWIAAGAVGVGMGSALSGGDREEVAKRAADLLARLAAA
- a CDS encoding sugar kinase translates to MAESAPEVLTCGEAMLLMLAEPGMPLARAVNFRRSIGGAESNVAAGLSRLGHRARWFGRVGADPAGEAVLAQLRADGVDVSYADVDPDAPTGMLLRDSHPQRAIDVQYYRAGSAASRLAPEHISPEVVEGVRVLHISGITPILSPSAAEATVKLVELARAAGALVSFDPNVRRKLAGPERWAEVVGPLLAEADLLLAGDDELEMLTGEPADDAAARLLRGRTDTVVIKRADHTATALTAAGARVDQPPYDVRLADPVGAGDAFATGFLSARLRGLPLDRALAEGACVAALVIQTVTDTDGLPTAAARDRALAAFTAGGDSVHR